One window from the genome of Babylonia areolata isolate BAREFJ2019XMU chromosome 13, ASM4173473v1, whole genome shotgun sequence encodes:
- the LOC143288782 gene encoding uncharacterized protein LOC143288782, with translation MEAWTQTQTAASCGCSHRRSNPSGSATTRPQDDDVSHPHPHITIPSDALLPPHHLSRSCFSTSPSSSPTPLPPDSATSLADDSPSSQRQQQQQQQRPSPSPRDEAGTENGLDDSAVHGRGMVPEVHCYTASGGVGERLPGRSVPPPPPPRPHLQEERRPWKGTGIWVGPRGTGVAAPSQPPPHASSSSWLAFNAGEFFSSRLIPPLHHLHRHFQPPVPGSPSEPWHAHAAVTMKRRKQDNSTVSSSTVTSQRLVLGARSHTDLGGLMALTHDPHGQDRGRWWGSTIDGGGGGGGGGSRQTPRKAAAAARAALSSGPPGERGGGGRGGGGGAGREGESPPFYLGRPCDACSHRLCQLWHENEMSKSYQKNWKYMKGMYTMDLNKFQAVGDKDRTPATVRKVSGPGKSLPRLAAMQQMLVDPEYLKKTQEAEMDVWERAYHHQHLQQQQQMRRAAGGPRLASPDRQGGTAGSLSVRGRPASVRQRAREWRAGGGGGGRAETPSAMIQRPDMLQHVRHGQELLQSRMQQDSALLDGKKLLADILDYEIPGVKGSQTYTGLLSQRDAVDTSDASSNG, from the exons ATGGAAGCCTGGACCCAGACCCAGACTGCGGCGTCTTGCGGCTGCAGCCATCGTCGGAGCAACCCCTCGGGCTCCGCCACCACCAGACCACAGGATGACGAcgtcagccacccccacccccacatcaccatCCCCTCCGACGCCCTcttacccccacaccacctcagCCGCAGCTGTTTCagcacctctccctcctcctcccccacccccctgcccccagacTCCGCCACCTCCTTGGCGGATGATTCTCCCTCCAGTCagcggcaacagcagcaacaacaacaacgaccttCACCTTCTCCACGTGATGAAGCTGGTACCGAGAACGGCTTGGACGACTCTGCAGTGCATGGAAGAGGGATGGTTCCAGAAGTGCACTGCTACACAgccagtggtggtgttggggaaagACTTCCGGGAcgttctgttcctcctcctcctcctcctcgtcctcatctCCAAGAGGAGCGACGTCCCTGGAAGGGCACGGGTATATGGGTGGGTCCACGTGGTACGGGTGTGGCGGCACCCTCCCAACCTCCTCCGCATGCTTCTTCTTCCAGCTGGCTGGCGTTCAACGCTGGGGAGTTCTTCAGCTCTCGGCTGATCCCCCCGTTGCATCACCTCCACCGGCACTTTCAGCCACCCGTACCCGGCTCACCCAGTGAGCCTTGGCACGCGCACGCCGCTGTaacgatgaagaggaggaagcagGACAACTCGACTGTCTCCTCCTCCACTGTGACGTCACAGAGACTGGTGCTGGGCGCCAGAAGCCACACTGACCTTGGAGGTCTGATGGCCTTGACCCATGACCCCCACGGGCAGGAccgggggaggtggtgggggagcaccattgatggtggtggtggtggtggtggtggcggcagcagGCAGACCCCGAGGAAGGCGGCAGCAGCAGCGCGTGCTGCTTTATCATCCGGCCCcccaggggagagaggaggagggggcagaggaggaggaggaggagcggggagggagggggagagcccTCCCTTTTACCTGGGCAGACCCTGCGACGCCTGCAGCCACCGCCTGTGTCAGCTGTGGCACGAG AATGAAATGTCGAAATCTTACCAGAAGAACTGGAAATACATGAAG GGGATGTACACGATGGATCTGAACAAGTTCCAGGCTGTGGGGGATAAGGATCGAACCCCAGCCACAGTGCGCAAGGTGTCGGGCCCCGGGAAATCCCTGCCCCGTCTGGCCGCCATGCAGCAGATGCTGGTGGACCCCGAGTACCTGAAGAAGACACAGG aagcagaaaTGGACGTCTGGGAGCGTgcctaccatcaccaacacctacagcagcaacagcagatgaGAAGAGCAGCGGGCGGTCCCCGCCTAGCGTCCCCTGACCGCCAGGGCGGCACGGCGGGGTCTCTGTCGGTGAGGGGCCGGCCGGCGTCAGTGCGGCAAAGAGCGCGGGAGTggagagcaggaggagggggagggggacgagcGGAGACACCGTCGGCGATGATCCAGCGGCCCGACATGCTGCAGCACGTGCGTCATGGACAGGAGCTGCTGCAGAGCCGCATGCAGCAGGACTCGGCGCTGCTTGACGGGAAGAAGTTGCTGGCCGACATCTTGGATTATGAG ATACCTGGCGTGAAGGGATCACAGACCTACACAGGCCTCCTTTCCCAACGAGACGCTGTCGACACATCTGACGCCAGTTCCAACGGCTGA